The stretch of DNA AGGAATATTAAGAAAACTAAAAATTCCATTTATCCTTTGTGTATGCGTATGTTAACAATGGGGGTGGCTTGGATgatgacgaagaagaagaagaagaagctgctgctgctgctgatgatgatgatgatgatgatgatgttactGTTAAACGTATACGTCCTCAAACTCAGCAGTATGTCTCTTTGTGCTGTTTCTCTTTGGGATAGCTAGTGGGAAGATGAAGATAAAATGCGTTGTTTTTATTAAAGGCCCTGACTTCTTACAAACATTATTGTAAATTCTTATTTTACATAAAATATATGCAGAACATTACTGGTACAACTTCCAGTGAACGTTTTGTATTTTAAATCATTCAAGCTGGAATATATGAAACCATAAAGAaagtacacatgtgtgtgtgtttgtgtgtgtgtgtgtgtgtgtgtgtgtgtgtgtgtgtgtgtgtgtgtgtgtgtgtgtgtgtgtgtgtgtgtgtgtgtgtgtgtgtgtgtgtgtgtgtgtgtgtgtgtgtgtgtgtgtgtgtgtgtgtgtgtgtgtgtgtgtgagcaaacacacattgaGGCTCTTGACCCTTTGGTGTTTTTCATCTCtttatatttgtctttttttaatataCTTCATGTATGGTGCATCACCAGCACAATGGACCTTACCATAAAGTGAGGAATTCTGATCCAAAGCGGTTCTGTCGGGTGTGGGAGTCTTTCTTGGTAAGCTACCATGCATCGTCTGGTACACATTGCTGGCTGCATCTGGAGATGTTTTTGGTGAGTTACCATGCATCGTCTGGTACACATTGCTGGCTGCATCTGGAGATGTTTTTGGTGAGTTACCATGCATCGTCTGGTACACATTGCTGGCTGCATCTCTCTTTGTGCTGTTTCTCTTTGGGATAGCTAGTGGGAAGATGAAGATAAAATgcgctgtttttattaaagGCCCTGACTTCTTACAAACATTATTGTGAATTCTTATTTTACATACAATATATGCAGAACATTACTGGTACAACTTCCAGtgtactttttgtattttaaatcaTTCAAGCTGGAATATATGAAACCATAAAGAaagtacacatgtgtgtgtgtgtgtgtgtgtgtgtgtgtgtgtgtgtgtgtgtgtgtgtgtgtgtgtgtgtgtgtgtgtgtgtgtgtgagcaaacacacattgaGGCTCTTGACCCTTTggtgtttttcatttctttatatttgtctttttttaatataCTTCATGTATGGTGCATCACCAGCACAATGGACCTTACCATAAAGTGAGGAATTCTGATCCAAAGCGGTTCTGTCGGGTGTGGGAGTCTTTCTTGGTAAGCTACCATGCATGTCCTGGTACACATTGCTGGCTGCATCTGGAGATGTTTTTGGTGAGTTACCATGCATCGTCTGGTACACATTGCTGGCTGCATCTGGAGATGTTTTTGGTAAGCTACCATGCATCGTCTGGTACACATTCCCAGCAGTATCTGTTTCACATGATCAAGATATTTTAGTACATCAACACAGATGAGAAAACTAGATTAATGTTAATATCTTCAAAATTCTCACCTTCTTGCTTCGTTAGTGGAGTCTTCCTCATTGCCATAACAAACATGACTAGAGTTGTGGTTAGAAAGAATGACAGGGCCGCAATGGTTGAAAAGTGTCCTACCAAATGAGATGCAGATGTTTTTTGAATGAATTTGCATTGAATAACACATCATTTTTTACCTGTCAAATGGGTTGCAAACAACATTAGAAAGTGATGAGACACTTAAATAGCGAGTTTTTGTTACCTCTTCTGAAATCACATGGTGGATTTTCAGTTGTATCAATTCTGTTGCAATGTTCGGTCACTTTCTGAAATGAGTCTTAAAAGAGTTTTTGAACAAATTTTTTACAGATCAGTGTTCCTTGGTGCACCACATGACATGAACACAAACTAAACAGATCAGAAAGTACAGCATTTTCAGAAATCAGCTAACACAACAGTTTTTATCCAGAAACCCACAATACAGAATAATGATTTGCATAACTTACCATTGATCGTGAGAttaaatgattgattgatttttcgTCCTCCATAACTGTTGAATATTTCAACTTTATATAACCCAGAATCACTTTTGTGATACCAGCATATAATCAGACCCCCCTCATCAGACACTGTATGCTTTCCGTTTGAACTCTGTACAATTCCTTTTTTTACCAACAACGTGTTAACAGTCCACCTCACATCGTCCCCTGGCATCACAGTGATGTTTCTCGTGGATCGAAGGTGGACTCTGTCTCCTTCATTACATTTGACTCTGATGTACTTCTCTGCAAGAACTGGattggaaaaagagagaggtaagtAAAACCAGACATGACTAATCTTCATGTTCCATTATGAGCCAAGTGAAAGCGTGTAGCATATCATACCATGATTAACGCACAGATGGAGATATGCGATCCACACTGGAGAGCAGACCCATGTTGTGATGAGCCTTAATGCTTTGAGAAATAGCATGCCAGAGCCAGCAGTTGGACTCGCACCTTGCTGTGACCAAAAAGCTTGAAATGGACTCCTCTGATCTTGTGTTCTCACTGCCTGAGTTC from Clupea harengus chromosome 8, Ch_v2.0.2, whole genome shotgun sequence encodes:
- the LOC116221582 gene encoding uncharacterized protein LOC116221582 gives rise to the protein MLFLKALRLITTWVCSPVWIAYLHLCVNHVLAEKYIRVKCNEGDRVHLRSTRNITVMPGDDVRWTVNTLLVKKGIVQSSNGKHTVSDEGGLIICWYHKSDSGLYKVEIFNSYGGRKINQSFNLTINDSFQKVTEHCNRIDTTENPPCDFRRGHFSTIAALSFFLTTTLVMFVMAMRKTPLTKQEDTAGNVYQTMHGSLPKTSPDAASNVYQTMHGNSPKTSPDAASNVYQDMHGSLPRKTPTPDRTALDQNSSLYAIPKRNSTKRDAASNVYQTMHGNSPKTSPDAASNVYQTMHGNSPKTSPDAASNVYQTMHGSLPRKTPTPDRTALDQNSSLYAIPKRNSTKRHTAEFEDVYV